One stretch of Pradoshia sp. D12 DNA includes these proteins:
- a CDS encoding DUF896 domain-containing protein — MLPMHKIKRINELSKKSKTVGLTKEEATEQSLLRKEYLETFRTSMRNTVEGLTIIDPEGKDVTPEKIKKLRNKKLH; from the coding sequence ATGCTGCCAATGCATAAAATTAAAAGAATTAATGAATTATCTAAGAAATCAAAAACAGTTGGGCTTACAAAAGAAGAAGCCACTGAACAATCTCTTCTAAGGAAAGAGTATTTGGAAACCTTTCGTACTTCAATGAGAAATACGGTTGAAGGTTTGACCATTATCGATCCAGAAGGTAAGGATGTCACACCTGAAAAAATAAAAAAATTACGTAATAAAAAATTACATTAA